A stretch of DNA from Streptomyces sp. NBC_01197:
CGCTCTCTTCTCGTCGCCGTCGGCACCCCCCGATGGCGCACCCCTGATCAGTATACGTATGCCCACAATCGGCAGCCCGCGGAACGCTGAATTTCGCCTTCTTCATCATGTTATATCGGGCTCACTCACAACGACATTGTCCATACCCCTTGACAGCCCCCCATCCGAAGCCTGTCATGGAATACATACGTATTCACAAGCAAGGAGCAGCCATGTCAGATGTCGTCGTATCCCCCAGCGAGCTCGCCCGCCGCACGGTGCGCCGCAGCGACTTCGTCTCCTGCAACCAGGCCTTCATCGACTGCCGTACGCCCGGTTCGGATCGCAAGGAGAACTACGCGATGATCGGGCCGGGCGTCTCGCAGGCCGCCGGTCAGCACGTCAACCTCCGGCTGCCGCACGGCTACAACATCGGTGCCGCCGCGATGCCGCACGGGATCACCAACAACCTCCACCTGCACTACACGGCCGAGGTGTTCGTCTGCACCGAGGGCGAGTATCTGCTGCGCTGGGGCGCCGACGGCACCGAGGGCGAACTCACGCTCAAGGCCGGTGACATCGCCTCCATCCCGACCTGGATCTTCCGCGGATTCACCAACACCGGCCCGGACGACGGCTGGCTGTTCACCGTACTGGGCATGGACGACACCGGCGGCATCATCTGGGGTCCCTCGGTCCTGCGGGAGGCGAAGGACCACGGCCTGTACCTCACCGCCGACAACGAGCTCGTGGACACCGTCGCCGGCGACACCGTCCCGCCGGAGTCCGAGCTCGTCAGCCCGCTGGCCCAGGAGCAACTCGACCGGCTGCACCACTACACCCCCGAGGAGATGAAACGCCGGATCGCAGCCGCGGGCGAGCTGGTGTTCTCCGAGCACCCCTTCCTCGACAGCACGCTGCCCGGCGGCGGTGCTCGCCTGAGCTGCGTCATCGGCTACGGCATGACCGAGGACCCGCATCAGGAGCCCCGCGTGTTCAATCCGCACGGGCACAATCTCGCCTGGCTCCGCGCCGACCCCGGCCAGGGCGTCTCGGTGCACCGCCAGCACGAGACCCAGACCCTGATCGTCAAGGACGGTCTGTGGGAGGTCACCGTCAACCGCACCGACCCCGTCTCGGTCCGTCTCGGCCCCCGCGACATGCTCTCCGTCCCGAAGGACGCCTGGCGCGCCATGCGCAGCGTCGGAGAGGAGCAGGGCGACCTCCTCGTGGTCAACTCCGGTGACGGACGGGTCCGTCTGGAGTGGGACGAGGAGGTGCTCAAGAGCGCGGCGGACGCGGGCCTGGGCATCGACCACAACGGGTACGTCGCCCCGTACGCGTTGCTGCCCCGCTCCGCGCGCGCCTGGTGACCGGCGTGCCGGACGAGAACACGGCCGGTCCGCTGCCGCTCGTCGTGCTGCCCGGGATGCTCTGCGACGCGAGCCTGTGGCGCGACGTCGACTTTCCCGCAGGTCACGACGTCCACCACATCGCGCTGCGACGGGCGGGCATCGAGGCGCTCGCCGAGGACGTGCTCGCAGCGGTTGTGGGCCCGTTCGTGCTCGTCGGGCTCAGCCTGGGGGCCATCGTCGGCTTCGAGGTGCTGCGCCGGGCACCCGCGCGCGTCGCAGCCCTGTGCGTGATGGCTGCCAACGCGGGCGCGCCTCGCCCCGAGCAGTACGCGGCCTGGCGGGCGATGGACGCGCTGATCGCGGCCGATCGGTTCACAGACGTCGTCGAGGAGACGCTGCCGGACATGTTCCCCGGCGGGAGTCCGACTCCCGAGGCCGCACGGCGCTACCGCGCCATGGCCCACGCCGTGGGAGCCACCGCCGCCCGCGCCCAGCTCGCCGCGCAGGCGACCCGCACGGACGCGACCGGCGTACTTCGAAAGGCCCGCTGCCCCACCGCCGTCCTGGCCGGGGCGCAGGACATGCTGTGTCCGCCCGCCTTCCACCGAGCGATCGCGGACTCGGTCCCCGGAGCGGTCCTGACGCTGCTGCCCGACGCGGGACACCTGCTGCCGTGGCAACAACCCGACGCGGTGACGGCCGCGCTGCGCGAACTGGTCGTATCCGCCGCCCGTACGACACCTGACAGCCCCGCAACCTGAATCTTTCCGAACCCCCTTCGCCCGTATATCCGTAGTGAAAGAGAGCCGTCATGCCTCGACACCTCAAGTCCCCCGTGCCCGCCGGGCAAGTGAGCGCGGCCCGAGCGGATGTCGCGGAGCGCGTCCACGTCATCCTCGACGACATCCGCCGGCGCGGCGACGACGCCGTCCGCCAGTACTCCGAGAAGTTCGACAACTGGAGCCCCGAGTCGTTCCGCCTCGATCCCGACGAGATCAAGCGGATCATCTCCCAGGTGCCCGACACCGTCCTGGACGACATCCGCTTCGTGCAGCAGCAGGTCCGCACGTTCGCCCAGGCGCAGCGTGACGCACTGAGTGACGTCGAGATCGAGACGCTGCCCGGTGTCCACCTGGGCCACCGGCACATCCCGGTGTCCGGTGCCGGCGCCTATGTGCCCGGCGGCCGCTACCCGCTGACCGCGTCGGCCCATATGACGATCGTGACCGCCAAGGTCGCGGGCGTTCCCCGCATTGCCGCCTGCACCCCGCCCATCCGGGGCGAGATCCCCGCCGCGACGGTCGCGGCGATGCACCTCGCGGGCGCCGACGAGATCTACCTGCTGGGCGGTGTTCAGGCCGTCGCGGCGCTGGCCCTGGGAACCGAGACCGTCGGGCGGGTTCCGATGCTCGCGGGCCCGGGCAACGCTTACGTGGCGGAGGCCAAGCGGCAACTGTTCGGCGAGGTCGGCATCGACCTGTTCGCCGGACCGACCGAGATCCTGGTGATCGCCGACGAACATGCGGACCCGTTCGTGGTGGCCGTCGACCTGCTGTCGCAGGCGGAGCACGGACCGGACTCCCCCGCCGTGCTGGTCACCACCTCCGAGGAACTCGGCCGCGAGGTCGAGCGGCACATCGAGCGCCTGCTGCCCTCCATGCCCACCCGGGACTTCGCCGCACCGGCCTGGCGCGACCACGGAGAGATCGTGGTGGCCGGCACCCTCGACGAGGCCTTCCGGATCGCCGACTCCTACGCCAGTGAGCACGTGGAAGTGCTGACCGAGAACCCGCGCCAGGCCCTGGAGAAGATGCGGGACTACGGTGCGCTCTTCCTCGGCGAAGGCACCTGCGTCTCCTACGGCGACAAGGTCATCGGCACCAATCACGTCCTGCCCACCCGTGGCGCCGCCCGTTACACCGGTGGCCTGTGGGTCGGCAAGTACCTCAAGACGGTGACGTACCAGGAGGTCACCGACATCGCGTCCTCCGCGCTGCTCGGCGAGGTGTGCGGCCGGGCCGCGCGCGTCGAGCTCTTCGAGGGCCACGCCCGCTCCGGTGACGTTCGCGCCGCCAAGTACGGCAAGGGCACCCTGCCATGGAACGAGGAGGGCGCCGTATGAGCAGCCGCACCGCACCGCTGGCCGGCCGCACCGCGCTCGTCACCGGAGGAGGCAGCGGCCTCGGCCGGGCCATCGCCGGGTCACTGCTCGCCGACGGGGCCCGGGTGGTGATCACAGGCCGCGACGAGACCAGGCTCAAGGCCACCGCGACGCGGCTCGGTTCGCAGGTCTCGCACCGCGTCTGCGACGTCTCCCGCCCCGACGATGTCGAGGAGCTCGCCCGGAGTCTGGCCGGTGAGGAGATATCGATCCTGGTCAACAACGCCGGCGTGGCCGGCCCGGTGGCACCGCTGACCGAGATCACGCCACACGAATGGGACGAGGTCTTCGACGTGAACGTGCGGGGAGTGTTCCTGATGTGCCGGGCTTTCCTGCCTGCCATGACCGGGCGGGGCGCGGGCGACATCGTCAATGTCGCCTCGGTCTCGGGCAAGCGCCCGCTACTGCGGCGCACCCCGTACTGCGCGTCGAAGATGGCGGTCATCGGCCTCACGACCACGCTGGCCGGCGAGGTCGGGCCGCTGGGCGTCACGGTCAACTCCCTGTCCCCCGGACCCGTTGCGGGGCCTCGCATGGAGCGCAACTTCCGCCTGGAGGCGGAGCGCACAGGCGGCACCCACGCGCAGGCCGAGCAGGCGTTCGTCTCACGCTCAGCCCTGGGACGGATGGTCACCGAGGACGAGGTGGGCGAGGCCGTCACCACGATGCTGCGCATGAGCGGACTGTGCGGGGCCGACATCGACCTTTCCGCGGGGATGGTGGCCCGGTGACCGCGCACAGCACATCGCGCCGCAGCATCAAACAGCGCCTGGCAGACGGCGAACAGCTGCGGGGAGCCCTGCTGCGGCTCCCCTCGGAGACACTGGTGGAGATGGCGGGAGTGGCGGGGCTCGACTATGTCGTCATCGACTGCGAGCACGGGCCGGCCGACACGGCGCTGCTCCAGCAGCACCTCACGGCCGCGGCGGCGCAGGGCGTCGACGTCCTGGTCCGGGTGGGGTCGGCCGAGTCGGCGCTCGCGCTGCGCTGCCTCGACCTGGGCGCGGCCGGGCTGATCTTCCCGCATGTGGACAGCCGGGAGGACGCCCGGCGGGCAGTGGCCGCCAGCCACTACCCACCGCTGGGAGAACGGGGCTTCGCCACCTACAGCAGAGCGGGGCGATTCGGCACGGTCACTGCGGCCGATCATGTGGCCGCGTCCCGCGAGACGCTGGTCGTGACGATGATCGAGACCCGGCGCGCCTGCGACGACGCCGACGCGATCGCCGGCACCGACGGGGTGGACGCGGTACTGGTGGGCCCGGCCGACCTCGCCGCGGACTGTGGCTTCCCGGAGCCCGGCATCGTCGACGGGCTGACCGCCCTGGCGCACAACGCGGCGCGGGCCCACGAGCGCTCGGTGATGACGATCGTGCCGAGCCTCGACGCCGCCCGGGCCGCCGAGCGCCAGGGGGCTCAGCTGGTCCTCTACAACATGGCCCATGTGCTCATGGACACCCTGCGCTCCTTGGCCGTGTCCGGGACGCCGGGCGGGGCCTGAGACCCCTTCCGACCGGTTGGGGGGTGCCTCCTCCGTCGGCGGGGCCGCGGGGGGCGGAGGCGTCGGGCACCCTTGAGGGACGCGGTGCCGAGCTTTCAGCTGCCGCCTTCCAGGGCTGTCACTTCCTCCCGCGGAAACCCTTGACGCCCCTCATCCGGGGTCCTTAGTGTTCACGACCAGTTCATACGTATGCATACCCCATTCCCCCGCTCGATCGGAGAAGGCATGTCCGCCGCAGCCCCACCGAGCCCAGCCATCGGTCCAGCCCAGGTCGACCTGGACAAGCGGAACGCGATACGCCGGGCCATCGGCGCCGGAAGTATCGGTAATTTCGTCGAGCAGTTCGACTACGGCCTCTACGGCTACATGGCGCCGATCATGGCCCCGGCGTTCTTCCCCGAGAGCGACAGGACCGTGGCGGTGCTGGGCACGTACGCGATCATCGCCGTCGCCTGCCTGTTCCGCCCGCTCGGTGGGACCCTCGTGGGCCGCTGGGGGGACCGGGTCGGCCGCAAGAAGGCGCTGCTGTGGACCATCGCGGTCATGGGTGTCACCACCGCCCTGATCGCGGTCCTGCCCACCTACCAGCAGATCGGCATCGGCGCGCCGGTCCTGCTTCTGCTGCTCCGCGTCGCCCAGGGCGTGGTCTCCGGTGGCGAGTACGTCGGAGCCGTCGCGTTCATCGTGGAGTGGGCGGAACCGAACCGGCGAGCCTACTACACGTCGTACGCCTCCAACAGTTGCTTCCTCGGCATTCTCGCGGGCGCCGGTACGGCGGCTCTGACCAGCTGGGTGTTCCAGGGTGCGGCCCTGGACTCGTACGGCTGGCGCATCCCGTTCCTGCTGGCGATCCCGCTCAGCCTGGTCGGGGTGTGGCTGCGGCGCCACGTCGAGGAGTCCCCGGAGTTCATTCGCGCGACCAACGAAGGGACGGACGTCGTCAAGGCACCGATCCGTGAGGCGTTGCGCTCGCAGTGGCGACCGATCCTGGTCTACTGCGGAATCTCGATCATGTGCGCGATCCTCTCCTACAGCTGGGTCACATTCTATCCGCAGTACCTGACGGGCACGCTCGGCCTGCCGCGCTGGATGGGCCTGACCTCGAACGCCATCTCGATCGCCGTCCTCATCCCGGCCCTGCCACTGGCCGGCATGCTGTCGGACCGCATCGGGCGCAAGCCGATGCTGGTCACCGGCGCTCTCGCGTGCATCGTGCTGGTCCCGGTCGCCTTCCGGGTCGGCGAGTACGGCACCTTCGGGACGGCCGTGGCCAGCCAACTCATCTACATCATCCCAGAGTTCTTTCTCACCGGCATCATCACCGTCTGCGCGGCCGAACTCTTCGCCACCCGCACCCGGTTCAGCGCCAGCGCCATCGCGTACAACAGCTCGTTCTCCATCTTCATGGGCATCACGCCGTTCGTCGCGACGCTGCTGGTCAGTACCTTCGACACCATCTACGCCGTCTGGGGCTACCTCGCGGTGGCCGCTCTCCTGGCCCTGTTCGTCGTGAGCGTCTTCATGAAGGAGACGTACCGGAGCCAACTGGGTGCGGACAAGTTCACCCGCTAGCACGGGGGCCCGCCTCCGCGAACCCGGCAAGGGGCCCTTCCGGGCTACCCTCCTGACCATCCATCTACATACGCATTCACATCCCTGGAAAGGAAGCACCATGTCGCTGAACCCCGTCGCGTACCTCCCCTACAAGGACCCGGACGACTTCATCCGCGAGGTGACCGACCGCATTTGGGTCGGCCGTGACATCGCCTACATCGTCGACAACTACGAGCCCGACTCGATCGTGCACACCAGCCTCGGCACCGTCGTCGGCCGTGACGGTGTCATCGAAGGCAGCACGATCCGCATGGGCAGCACACCGGGGCACATCGGCCAGGCGGAGGACGTGGTGTGGGAGGCGCGCGGCGACGACGCTTTCCTCAGCTCCCACCTGGTCTTCTCCGCCGACGAGCACCTCGTGGACGGCCGCAATATCCGCATTCGCAAGCGCACGGTGGCCAACTGCCTGTACCGACGCGGCCGGATGGTCGAGGAGTGGGTGGTGCGCGACGATCTGGCAGACTGCCTGCAGAGCGGCCTGGACCCGGCCGATGCGGCCCGCGAGCTGACCTTTCAGGGGTACAGCGGCTCCATGCTCGATGAGCCGCCGGAAGACGTGCTGCTGAACGGGGTCAGCGGCGCCCGTCCGGACGAGTTCCGTCCCGAGTGCGAGATGGTGCTCGAGTTCATCGACGAGGTGTGGACGCAGCGCCGGCTGCACAAGGTCAACGACTTCATGGATCGCGACCTGTTCCTGCACACCGTCGGCGACCGGACCGTCATCCGTCCCGAGCGTTATCAGAGCGACATCCTCGCCATGGTCGGCCCCTTCCCCGACGCGCGGTTCACCGTCCGCGACATCCAGACGAACTACTCCCCGCGCTACGCGGGCCTGCGTGTGGCCGTCCTGTGGACCATGCACGGCAACTACCGCGGTGCCCCGGCCTTCGGCCCTCTCACCGGCCGACCGGTCACGTTGCTCGGCGTCTCGCAGTTTTTGATCCAGGAGGGCCGCATCGTGAAGGAGTTCCGCGTCTACGACGAGATCTCGCTGCGCGCCCAGATCAACGCGGCACGCGGGGACGGCCCCCGGGTCGAGGCCAACATCTACTGAGCTCCCCTGCTGCGGGCCGGCCTCCGGCGTCCAACCACCGACCCCAACACCGCGACCACGTTCCAGAACTGACCAGGCGACAGCAACCGGCCCTCGCCCCCTCGATGCAACGTCTGCTCACTGATTCCGGCGGGGCAGACCAGGTACGCCGCCGGGCGGTTCACAAGTGCTCCTCAATCATGGGGCCGTAACGGTCGACACCCTTGCGCAGCTGGTCGGCGACCTCCGAAAAGGCCTGCTGAGCGGGGGCGTTGG
This window harbors:
- a CDS encoding nuclear transport factor 2 family protein; the protein is MSLNPVAYLPYKDPDDFIREVTDRIWVGRDIAYIVDNYEPDSIVHTSLGTVVGRDGVIEGSTIRMGSTPGHIGQAEDVVWEARGDDAFLSSHLVFSADEHLVDGRNIRIRKRTVANCLYRRGRMVEEWVVRDDLADCLQSGLDPADAARELTFQGYSGSMLDEPPEDVLLNGVSGARPDEFRPECEMVLEFIDEVWTQRRLHKVNDFMDRDLFLHTVGDRTVIRPERYQSDILAMVGPFPDARFTVRDIQTNYSPRYAGLRVAVLWTMHGNYRGAPAFGPLTGRPVTLLGVSQFLIQEGRIVKEFRVYDEISLRAQINAARGDGPRVEANIY
- the hisD gene encoding histidinol dehydrogenase gives rise to the protein MPRHLKSPVPAGQVSAARADVAERVHVILDDIRRRGDDAVRQYSEKFDNWSPESFRLDPDEIKRIISQVPDTVLDDIRFVQQQVRTFAQAQRDALSDVEIETLPGVHLGHRHIPVSGAGAYVPGGRYPLTASAHMTIVTAKVAGVPRIAACTPPIRGEIPAATVAAMHLAGADEIYLLGGVQAVAALALGTETVGRVPMLAGPGNAYVAEAKRQLFGEVGIDLFAGPTEILVIADEHADPFVVAVDLLSQAEHGPDSPAVLVTTSEELGREVERHIERLLPSMPTRDFAAPAWRDHGEIVVAGTLDEAFRIADSYASEHVEVLTENPRQALEKMRDYGALFLGEGTCVSYGDKVIGTNHVLPTRGAARYTGGLWVGKYLKTVTYQEVTDIASSALLGEVCGRAARVELFEGHARSGDVRAAKYGKGTLPWNEEGAV
- a CDS encoding MFS transporter, whose amino-acid sequence is MSAAAPPSPAIGPAQVDLDKRNAIRRAIGAGSIGNFVEQFDYGLYGYMAPIMAPAFFPESDRTVAVLGTYAIIAVACLFRPLGGTLVGRWGDRVGRKKALLWTIAVMGVTTALIAVLPTYQQIGIGAPVLLLLLRVAQGVVSGGEYVGAVAFIVEWAEPNRRAYYTSYASNSCFLGILAGAGTAALTSWVFQGAALDSYGWRIPFLLAIPLSLVGVWLRRHVEESPEFIRATNEGTDVVKAPIREALRSQWRPILVYCGISIMCAILSYSWVTFYPQYLTGTLGLPRWMGLTSNAISIAVLIPALPLAGMLSDRIGRKPMLVTGALACIVLVPVAFRVGEYGTFGTAVASQLIYIIPEFFLTGIITVCAAELFATRTRFSASAIAYNSSFSIFMGITPFVATLLVSTFDTIYAVWGYLAVAALLALFVVSVFMKETYRSQLGADKFTR
- a CDS encoding HpcH/HpaI aldolase family protein, which encodes MTAHSTSRRSIKQRLADGEQLRGALLRLPSETLVEMAGVAGLDYVVIDCEHGPADTALLQQHLTAAAAQGVDVLVRVGSAESALALRCLDLGAAGLIFPHVDSREDARRAVAASHYPPLGERGFATYSRAGRFGTVTAADHVAASRETLVVTMIETRRACDDADAIAGTDGVDAVLVGPADLAADCGFPEPGIVDGLTALAHNAARAHERSVMTIVPSLDAARAAERQGAQLVLYNMAHVLMDTLRSLAVSGTPGGA
- a CDS encoding alpha/beta fold hydrolase, which codes for MPDENTAGPLPLVVLPGMLCDASLWRDVDFPAGHDVHHIALRRAGIEALAEDVLAAVVGPFVLVGLSLGAIVGFEVLRRAPARVAALCVMAANAGAPRPEQYAAWRAMDALIAADRFTDVVEETLPDMFPGGSPTPEAARRYRAMAHAVGATAARAQLAAQATRTDATGVLRKARCPTAVLAGAQDMLCPPAFHRAIADSVPGAVLTLLPDAGHLLPWQQPDAVTAALRELVVSAARTTPDSPAT
- a CDS encoding SDR family NAD(P)-dependent oxidoreductase; translated protein: MSSRTAPLAGRTALVTGGGSGLGRAIAGSLLADGARVVITGRDETRLKATATRLGSQVSHRVCDVSRPDDVEELARSLAGEEISILVNNAGVAGPVAPLTEITPHEWDEVFDVNVRGVFLMCRAFLPAMTGRGAGDIVNVASVSGKRPLLRRTPYCASKMAVIGLTTTLAGEVGPLGVTVNSLSPGPVAGPRMERNFRLEAERTGGTHAQAEQAFVSRSALGRMVTEDEVGEAVTTMLRMSGLCGADIDLSAGMVAR